The following proteins come from a genomic window of Daphnia carinata strain CSIRO-1 chromosome 8, CSIRO_AGI_Dcar_HiC_V3, whole genome shotgun sequence:
- the LOC130700144 gene encoding programmed cell death protein 10-like, producing MTMGEESILSSLVMPILVGPSLVNLEKQDPGAAQLLKTAFSNAEAAHPSLCHSFILGLMKKAELKVNMNESLLRVQGASLDQESPDYRINRSEDAFQELCRKSVGLKKILSRIPDEIGDRKAFLETIKEIASAIKKLLDAVNEVAGYITFGSGKQRLEQRKREFVKYSKRFSTTLKEYFRDGQANAVFLSALCLIQQSNLIITTVKDCCE from the exons ATGACTATGGGAGAAGAAAGTATATTGTCTTCCCTAGTGATGCCCATTCTGGTTGGTCCGTCACTGGTGAACCTGGAAAAACAAGATCCAGGTGCTGCTCAGCTGCTGAAAACTGCCTTTAGCAATGCAGAAGCTGCCCACCCAAGCCTCTGCCACAGTTTTATCTTGGGACTCATGAAGAAGGCAGAATTGAAAGTCAACATGAATGAAAGTCTTCTGAGAGTTCAGGGTGCCTCCCTGGATCAAGAATCACCTGATTACAGAATTAACCGCTCTGAAGATGCCTTTCAG GAACTATGTAGAAAGTCTGTTGGTTTGAAAAAGATCCTAAGTAGGATACCTGATGAAATTGGAGACCGTAAAGCCTTTCTGGAAACTATTAAAGAGATAGCCAGTGCCATAAAGAAACTGCTAGATGCAGTTAATGAAGTGGCTGGCTATATTACATTCGGTTCTGGTAAACAGCGGCTAGAACAACGTAAACGAGAATTCGTCAAGTATTCCAAGCGGTTTAGCACGACGCTGAAAGAATATTTCCGCGACGGGCAAGCCAATGCTGTCTTCCTGAGTGCCCTCTGCTTGATACAGCAATCCAATTTGATTATTACGACTGTTAAAGATTGTTGTGAATAA
- the LOC130700126 gene encoding N-glycosylase/DNA lyase-like isoform X2, with translation MAGYLWLMNQDEAGLNYRVVKPVIKAEPSQSESLLVKKADVKECIDYEHMVKDYFQLDIDLESLYRQWSLADANFDKVAKNFAGVRMLKQDPVENLFAFICSSNNNIQRITGMVEKLCETYGNHLLTYEDASYYTFPSIESLAEEKVESKLRTLGFGYRAKFIQQSAAKIIKNGGRDWLLNLRKVSYLEAKSCLMTLPGIGAKVADCICLMSLNHSVAIPVDTHVFQIAKASYVPHLSQTKSVTDRVYNEISAHFQALFGPYAGWAHSVLFSADLRHLKAGASPPVGQKRNAPDVTKEKPTAGRAQRKKMK, from the exons ATGGCAGGATATCTTTGGCTAATGAATCAGGATGAGGCTGGCTTGAATTACCGTGTTGTGAAACCTGTCATTAAAGCTGAACCGTCACAGTCAGAATCCTTGCTAGTCAAAAAGGCAGATGTGAAGGAATGTATTGATTATGAGCACATGGTGAAAGATTACTTTCAGTTGGATATTGATTTAGAAAGTCTCTACAGGCAGTGGTCTCTAGCAGATGCAAATTTTGATAAGGTAGCCAAGAATTTCGCAGGGGTTCGCATGCTGAAACAAGATCCCGTGGAGAATTTGTTTGCCTTCATTTGCTCATCCAACAACAATATTCAAAG gatAACGGGTATGGTAGAAAAGCTGTGCGAGACGTACGGAAACCATCTGCTGACGTACGAGGACGCGTCGTATTATACATTTCCATCAATTGAATCGCTAGCCGAAGAGAAAGTCGAATCCAAATTGCGAACACTTGGCTTTGGTTATCGAGCCAAGTTCATTCAACAATCGGCAGCCAAGATAATCAAAAACGGTGGACGGGATTGGCTGTTGAATTTGAGAAAAGTTTCGTATCTGGAAGCGAAATCGTGCTTGATGACTCTACCAGGTATAGGCGCCAAG gtGGCGGATTGTATCTGTTTGATGTCGCTGAATCACAGTGTTGCCATCCCCGTTGACACGCACGTCTTCCAGATAGCAAAAGCTAGCTACGTGCCGCACCTGAGTCAGACGAAGAGTGTGACGGATAGGGTCTACAATGAGATCAGCGCTCACTTCCAAGCCCTGTTTGGGCCATACGCTGGATGGGCTCATTCG GTTCTTTTCAGTGCCGATTTGCGTCATCTGAAAGCTGGAGCGTCACCGCCCGTCGGCCAGAAAAGAAACGCTCCCGACGTGACCAAAGAGAAGCCGACCGCTGGCCGTGCgcaaagaaagaagatgaaatga
- the LOC130700116 gene encoding probable RNA-binding protein 46 isoform X2 yields the protein MLRKGQRTYGGPPPNWTGPPPTKGSEVFVGKIPRDLMEDELLPIFETVGPVFEIRLMMDGAAGGNRGFAFVTFTSPTDAARAIQLLNHYEIRPKRFIGVLRSLDNCRLFIGGIPNDKSKEDIREEMSRHTDGVVAVILYSAIADKSKNRGFAFVEYESHRAAAVARRKCMTGRFQLFEKSVAVDWAEPEPTVEEDILSKVRVLYVRNLVVLTPEDVLADLFNAASNNGVEKVKVLKDYAFVHFASRSQAQQAMDSLQDLELNGAKMQITWAKPVTKKNRNCVGQSKLSVSSTTSIGTVSHHSHYPVTAAHVWPHVPFTHPAAMQPHLNGLHAFPPYPLYPNQSVSFNYVMPDRNHNQLPVDLFYSDSSPSDFIHQRTNDSQQQQGITPWMNGGYADNVKILTFLCRLHAFGDPLFETSVSADHRYAAKVIIPGLGPPYNVFQVAQTYATEMEAEQAIAGCVINHVNQVLSAYGERSLCSRMENVSLKGNGFPGHYIASV from the exons ATGTTGCGAAAAGGACAAAGAACGTACGGTGGCCCTCCGCCGAATTGGACAGGGCCACCGCCCACCAAAGGCTCTGAAGTGTTTGTAGGTAAAATCCCCCGTGATCTGATGGAAGATGAGCTTTTGCCGATATTCGAGACGGTCGGCCCCGTGTTTGAGATCCGTCTGATGATGGATGGGGCTGCCGGGGGTAATCGTGGTTTCGCTTTTGTAACCTTCACGTCGCCAACGGATGCAGCCAGAGCCATTCAGCTACTCAATCACTACGAAATTCGACCCAAACGCTTCATTGGGGTCCTTAGGTCGTTGGACAATTGCCGTCTATTTATCGGGGGAATACCCAACGATAAATCCAAAGAGGACATACGAGAAGAAATGTCGCGCCACACAGATGGTGTCGTTGCCGTCATCCTCTACAG tgCCATTGCAGACAAGTCGAAGAACAGAGGCTTTGCATTCGTCGAGTACGAATCGCACCGGGCGGCCGCCGTTGCACGTAGGAAATGCATGACTGGACGATTTCAGCTGTTTGAGAAAAGCGTTGCCGTTGACTGGGCAGAGCCAGAACCCACTGTAGAAGAGGATATTCTATCTAAG GTGCGTGTACTCTATGTTCGCAATCTTGTGGTGCTCACGCCGGAAGACGTGCTGGCAGATTTATTCAATGCTGCCAGTAACAATGGAGTTGAAAAGGTGAAAGTGTTGAAAGATTACGCCTTTGTTCACTTTGCCAGCCGTTCACAAGCGCAGCAAGCCATGGATTCCCTTCAAG ATCTGGAGCTGAATGGCGCCAAGATGCAAATAACGTGGGCGAAACCAGTCacgaaaaagaacagaaattGTGTCGGACAAAGCAAGTTGAGTGTGTCTTCCACGACATCGATCGGGACCGTGAGTCATCATTCACACTACCCAGTGACAGCTGCACACGTGTGGCCGCACGTCCCTTTCACTCATCCTGCCGCCATGCAACCTCATCTAAATGGCCTTCACGCGTTTCCGCCATATCCTCTCTATCCGAACCA GAGTGTCTCTTTTAATTACGTTATGCCGGACCGCAATCATAACCAGTTACCCGTAGATTTGTTTTACTCGGATTCCTCACCGTCAGATTTCATACATCAGCGGACAAACGAT tcgcaacaacaacaggggATTACACCGTGGATGAACGGAGGGTACGCTGACAACGTAAAG ATTCTCACATTTCTGTGCCGGTTACATGCTTTCGGTGACCCACTATTTGAAACCTCTGTTAGTGCAGATCATCGTTATGCTGCTAAG GTTATTATTCCTGGCCTCGGGCCACCTTATAACGTGTTTCAAGTTGCTCAG acGTATGCAACAGAAATGGAGGCTGAACAAGCAATCGCTGGATGTGTGATAAATCATGTGAACCAAGTGCTATCCGCTTACG GTGAAAGGTCTCTGTGCTCTCGGATGGAAAACGTTTCCCTAAAAGGTAATGGTTTCCCTGGACACTACATTGCATCGGTGTAG
- the LOC130700109 gene encoding dynamin-1-like protein: MEQLIPVINKLQDVFHTVGADAIQLPQIVVVGTQSSGKSSVLEGLVGRTFLPRGTGIVTRRPLVLQLVYTPLEDKEHRSADEGTLHLEEWAKFLHLKNKIFTDFNEVLKEIEHETERVAGHNKGIAHEPMNLKVYSTKVVNLTLVDLPGITKVPVGDQPDDIEAKIYELIFSFVSNPNSLILAVTPATTDLATSEALKLAREVDPEGRRTLAVITKLDLMDAGTDAIDVLCGRVIPVKLGIIGLVNRSQKDIQNNKSIEEALKDEMSFLQRRYPTLATRNGTAYLGKTLQRLLMHHIRDCLPELKTRVNLMMSQFQALLHSYGDQVKDKSQTLLQIITKFASSYCATIEGTARNIETTELCGGARICYIFHETFGRTLDSIHPLAGLTTLDILTAIRNATGPRPALFVPEVSFELLVKRQIRRLEDPSLRCIELVHEEMQRIIQHCGTEVQQEMLRFPKLHEKIVDVVTSLLRQRLPPTNVMVENLVAIELAYINTKHPDFHRETSFVSTLMHSHVEEAPAHKLQLSKQATKKQTVVYPPNIVNGDSPSKEIRVQKTSMSLIESNGVGAPNVVQTNWLTNLLPVGRDEFPNDTSAENTPTATPTHHAGSTPLQNSFGHQKPVNLLSEAVHQPERKLSEREKRDCEVIERLIKTYFYIVRKSIQDSVPKAVMHFLVNHVKDNLQSELVTHLYRPDQIDLLLSESEHIAQRRKEAADMLEALQRSSVVIGEIRETHFW, from the exons ATGGAACAATTAATTCCTGTCATAAACAAACTGCAAGATGTTTTTCATACTGTTGGAGCTGATGCAATTCAGCTACCACAGATTGTTGTTGTCGGAACTCAG AGTTCGGGGAAAAGTTCCGTCCTTGAGGGTCTCGTAGGGCGTACATTTTTACCCAGAGGAACTGGTATTGTTACACGAAGACCTTTAGTTTTACAACTTGTATACACCCCATTGGAGGATAAGGAACACAGGTCAGCTGATGAAG GAACCCTTCACTTGGAGGAGTGGGCAAAGTTTTTGCACCTTAAAAACAAGATATTTACAGACTTCAACGaagttttaaaagaaatcgaaCATGAGACGGAGAGGGTAGCAGGACACAACAAGGGAATAGCCCATGAACCGATGAATTTAAAG GTTTACTCTACAAAAGTTGTTAATCTTACACTAGTTGACCTTCCTGGAATCACAAAAGTCCCTGTTGGTGACCAACCAGATGACATTGAAGCAAAGATTTATGAACTCATCTTTAGCTTTGTGAGCAATCCCAACAGTTTGATTTTGGCTGTAACTCCAGCCACTACAGATTTGGCAACTTCTGAGGCCCTTAAACTTGCAAGAGAAGTTGATCCAGAGGGAAGAAGAACATTGGCTGTAATCACCAAGTTAGATCTCATGGATGCAG GAACGGACGCTATTGATGTTTTGTGTGGCAGAGTTATTCCAGTAAAACTTGGCATTATCGGATTAGTAAATCGCTCCCAGAAAGACATACAAAATAACAAG AGCATCGAAGAAGCATTAAAAGACGAAATGAGTTTCCTCCAACGTCGTTACCCTACATTGGCCACCCGCAACGGAACCGCATATTTGGGAAAAACCTTGCAAAGGTTGTTGATGCACCACATTCGAGACTGCCTTCCTGAGCTCAAAACACGGGTCAATCTGATGATGTCGCAGTTCCAGGCGCTACTTCATTCTTATGGAGATCAAGTGAAAGATAAAAGTCAAACGTTGCTTCAGATTATCACCAAGTTTGCGTCTTCGTATTGCGCTACGATCGAAGGCACAGCAAGGAATATTGAAACCACAGAACT ATGTGGTGGTGCTAGAATTTGCTACATCTTCCATGAAACTTTTGGAAGGACATTGGACTCTATTCATCCTCTAGCTGGGCTCACTACTTTAGATATACTCACTGCCATTCGAAATGCAACCGGTCCAAGACCTGCTTTGTTTGTCCCAGAG GTTTCCTTTGAACTCTTGGTAAAACGTCAAATTCGCCGCCTCGAAGATCCTTCGCTGCGGTGCATCGAATTAGTGCACGAAGAAATGCAAAGAATTATCCAACACTGCGGAACAGAAGTCCAACAGGAAATGCTCCGCTTCCCGAAATTGcacgaaaaaattgtagatGTAGTCACTTCTTTATTGAGGCAACGTCTTCCTCCAACCAACGTCATG GTGGAGAACCTTGTAGCCATTGAACTAGCTTATATCAACACGAAGCATCCCGATTTTCATCGAGAAACATCATTTGTGTCGACGTTGATGCATTCTCATGTTGAAGAGGCTCCCGCCCATAAACTTCAGCTTTCCAAACAAGccacgaaaaaacaaacagtggTCTATCCACCCAATATAGTCAACGGTGATTCGCCGTCAAAAGAA ATTCGCGTTCAGAAAACATCCATGTCATTGATAGAGAGCAATGGTGTTGGTGCTCCCAATGTTGTACAAACCAATTGGTTGACCAATTTGCTACCTGTCGGACGGGATGAATTCCCGAACGACACGTCTGCCGAAAACACGCCGACTGCGACGCCCACTCATCATGCCGGATCGACGCCActtcaaaattcttttggaCATCAGAAACCAGTCAATCTGCTGTCGGAAGCTGTTCATCAACCCGAACGAAAATTGTCGGAACGAGAGAAAAGGGATTGCGAAGTTATCG aACGACTCATCAAAACCTACTTCTACATCGTCCGAAAATCGATCCAAGATTCTGTCCCCAAAGCTGTGATGCACTTCCTGGTCAACCACGTCAAGGACAACTTGCAATCAGAACTAGTTACTCATCTTTACCGACCAGATCAAATAGATTTACTTCTCTCTGAATCTGAGCACATAGCTCAGCGACGTAAGGAAGCCGCTGATATGCTTGAG GCACTTCAGCGTTCCAGCGTCGTTATTGGTGAAATCCGGGAAACGCACTTTTGGTGA
- the LOC130700116 gene encoding probable RNA-binding protein 46 isoform X3, whose product MLRKGQRTYGGPPPNWTGPPPTKGSEVFVGKIPRDLMEDELLPIFETVGPVFEIRLMMDGAAGGNRGFAFVTFTSPTDAARAIQLLNHYEIRPKRFIGVLRSLDNCRLFIGGIPNDKSKEDIREEMSRHTDGVVAVILYSAIADKSKNRGFAFVEYESHRAAAVARRKCMTGRFQLFEKSVAVDWAEPEPTVEEDILSKVRVLYVRNLVVLTPEDVLADLFNAASNNGVEKVKVLKDYAFVHFASRSQAQQAMDSLQDLELNGAKMQITWAKPVTKKNRNCVGQSKLSVSSTTSIGTVSHHSHYPVTAAHVWPHVPFTHPAAMQPHLNGLHAFPPYPLYPNQSVSFNYVMPDRNHNQLPVDLFYSDSSPSDFIHQRTNDVNSQQQQGITPWMNGGYADNVKILTFLCRLHAFGDPLFETSVSADHRYAAKVIIPGLGPPYNVFQVAQTYATEMEAEQAIAGCVINHVNQVLSAYGERSLCSRMENVSLKAR is encoded by the exons ATGTTGCGAAAAGGACAAAGAACGTACGGTGGCCCTCCGCCGAATTGGACAGGGCCACCGCCCACCAAAGGCTCTGAAGTGTTTGTAGGTAAAATCCCCCGTGATCTGATGGAAGATGAGCTTTTGCCGATATTCGAGACGGTCGGCCCCGTGTTTGAGATCCGTCTGATGATGGATGGGGCTGCCGGGGGTAATCGTGGTTTCGCTTTTGTAACCTTCACGTCGCCAACGGATGCAGCCAGAGCCATTCAGCTACTCAATCACTACGAAATTCGACCCAAACGCTTCATTGGGGTCCTTAGGTCGTTGGACAATTGCCGTCTATTTATCGGGGGAATACCCAACGATAAATCCAAAGAGGACATACGAGAAGAAATGTCGCGCCACACAGATGGTGTCGTTGCCGTCATCCTCTACAG tgCCATTGCAGACAAGTCGAAGAACAGAGGCTTTGCATTCGTCGAGTACGAATCGCACCGGGCGGCCGCCGTTGCACGTAGGAAATGCATGACTGGACGATTTCAGCTGTTTGAGAAAAGCGTTGCCGTTGACTGGGCAGAGCCAGAACCCACTGTAGAAGAGGATATTCTATCTAAG GTGCGTGTACTCTATGTTCGCAATCTTGTGGTGCTCACGCCGGAAGACGTGCTGGCAGATTTATTCAATGCTGCCAGTAACAATGGAGTTGAAAAGGTGAAAGTGTTGAAAGATTACGCCTTTGTTCACTTTGCCAGCCGTTCACAAGCGCAGCAAGCCATGGATTCCCTTCAAG ATCTGGAGCTGAATGGCGCCAAGATGCAAATAACGTGGGCGAAACCAGTCacgaaaaagaacagaaattGTGTCGGACAAAGCAAGTTGAGTGTGTCTTCCACGACATCGATCGGGACCGTGAGTCATCATTCACACTACCCAGTGACAGCTGCACACGTGTGGCCGCACGTCCCTTTCACTCATCCTGCCGCCATGCAACCTCATCTAAATGGCCTTCACGCGTTTCCGCCATATCCTCTCTATCCGAACCA GAGTGTCTCTTTTAATTACGTTATGCCGGACCGCAATCATAACCAGTTACCCGTAGATTTGTTTTACTCGGATTCCTCACCGTCAGATTTCATACATCAGCGGACAAACGATGTAAAC tcgcaacaacaacaggggATTACACCGTGGATGAACGGAGGGTACGCTGACAACGTAAAG ATTCTCACATTTCTGTGCCGGTTACATGCTTTCGGTGACCCACTATTTGAAACCTCTGTTAGTGCAGATCATCGTTATGCTGCTAAG GTTATTATTCCTGGCCTCGGGCCACCTTATAACGTGTTTCAAGTTGCTCAG acGTATGCAACAGAAATGGAGGCTGAACAAGCAATCGCTGGATGTGTGATAAATCATGTGAACCAAGTGCTATCCGCTTACG GTGAAAGGTCTCTGTGCTCTCGGATGGAAAACGTTTCCCTAAAAG CTAGATAA
- the LOC130700126 gene encoding N-glycosylase/DNA lyase-like isoform X1 yields MAVSPIMRIPCKAAELSLDISLNCGQSFRWKKRPSGEWAGVMAGYLWLMNQDEAGLNYRVVKPVIKAEPSQSESLLVKKADVKECIDYEHMVKDYFQLDIDLESLYRQWSLADANFDKVAKNFAGVRMLKQDPVENLFAFICSSNNNIQRITGMVEKLCETYGNHLLTYEDASYYTFPSIESLAEEKVESKLRTLGFGYRAKFIQQSAAKIIKNGGRDWLLNLRKVSYLEAKSCLMTLPGIGAKVADCICLMSLNHSVAIPVDTHVFQIAKASYVPHLSQTKSVTDRVYNEISAHFQALFGPYAGWAHSVLFSADLRHLKAGASPPVGQKRNAPDVTKEKPTAGRAQRKKMK; encoded by the exons ATGGCTGTTTCACCAATAATGCGGATACCGTGTAAAGCAGCGGAATTATCATTGGATATTTCGCTCAACTGCGGTCAAAGTTTCAG ATGGAAAAAACGACCCAGCGGAGAATGGGCAGGTGTTATGGCAGGATATCTTTGGCTAATGAATCAGGATGAGGCTGGCTTGAATTACCGTGTTGTGAAACCTGTCATTAAAGCTGAACCGTCACAGTCAGAATCCTTGCTAGTCAAAAAGGCAGATGTGAAGGAATGTATTGATTATGAGCACATGGTGAAAGATTACTTTCAGTTGGATATTGATTTAGAAAGTCTCTACAGGCAGTGGTCTCTAGCAGATGCAAATTTTGATAAGGTAGCCAAGAATTTCGCAGGGGTTCGCATGCTGAAACAAGATCCCGTGGAGAATTTGTTTGCCTTCATTTGCTCATCCAACAACAATATTCAAAG gatAACGGGTATGGTAGAAAAGCTGTGCGAGACGTACGGAAACCATCTGCTGACGTACGAGGACGCGTCGTATTATACATTTCCATCAATTGAATCGCTAGCCGAAGAGAAAGTCGAATCCAAATTGCGAACACTTGGCTTTGGTTATCGAGCCAAGTTCATTCAACAATCGGCAGCCAAGATAATCAAAAACGGTGGACGGGATTGGCTGTTGAATTTGAGAAAAGTTTCGTATCTGGAAGCGAAATCGTGCTTGATGACTCTACCAGGTATAGGCGCCAAG gtGGCGGATTGTATCTGTTTGATGTCGCTGAATCACAGTGTTGCCATCCCCGTTGACACGCACGTCTTCCAGATAGCAAAAGCTAGCTACGTGCCGCACCTGAGTCAGACGAAGAGTGTGACGGATAGGGTCTACAATGAGATCAGCGCTCACTTCCAAGCCCTGTTTGGGCCATACGCTGGATGGGCTCATTCG GTTCTTTTCAGTGCCGATTTGCGTCATCTGAAAGCTGGAGCGTCACCGCCCGTCGGCCAGAAAAGAAACGCTCCCGACGTGACCAAAGAGAAGCCGACCGCTGGCCGTGCgcaaagaaagaagatgaaatga
- the LOC130700153 gene encoding group XIIA secretory phospholipase A2-like, which translates to MSTVQNVGFLRAVVVLLTISVALVNCQRSYFDEIKDAMHSLKSYLHTGFDGLAKLAKTIEVVEQFVDATIGEDCEPFVCPKGFIREVNPMHKPESNGCGSFGYKWKEEKLPLKELEECCHSHDFCYDDCGADKDLCDLHFKKCLYKVCSSREQELSTLFMKACKGTAKLMYTGTLALGCKAYQDAQSKACHCNRRDEL; encoded by the exons ATGTCCACAGTTCAGAACGTCGGATTCTTAAGAGCAGTTGTGGTGTTATTAACAATATCCGTAGCTTTGGTCAACTGCCAGAGAAGTTATTTTGATGAAATTAAAGATGCAATGCACAGCCTCAAGAGTTATTTGCATACCGGATTTGACGGACTTGCTAAACTGGCAAAGACGATAGAAGTAGTAGAACAGTTTGTTGATGCAACCATTGGTGAAGATTGCGAGCCTTTCGTATGTCCTAAAG GATTTATAAGGGAAGTGAATCCAATGCACAAACCTGAAAGTAATGGATGCGGTTCATTTGGATACAAG tggaaagaagaaaagttgcCATTAAAAGAGTTAGAGGAATGTTGTCATTCTCATGATTTTTGCTATGATGACTGTGGGGCTGATAAAGACTTGTGTGatttgcatttcaaaaaatgtctTTACAAAGTTTGCTCAAGTCGCGAACAAGAGCTTTCAACATTATTCATgaaag CCTGTAAAGGAACTGCAAAGCTAATGTACACTGGGACTTTAGCTCTGGGATGCAAGGCCTATCAAGATGCTCAGAGTAAAGCCTGTCATTGTAATCGACGAGATGAACTCTAA
- the LOC130700134 gene encoding group XIIA secretory phospholipase A2-like isoform X2: MEQFKHSVFLKCGAVTLSVVILCTFVMCQASLQNKNAVSEMGDIVINWGDQMFTKISEKMNALTDFDTIRQIIDATIEEDCYIEDCPSGAARQPNPNFIPESNGCGSFGVQWKKELLPDEGLEHCCNTHDYCYDVCGADKDICDLEFKTCLYSVCRSRKDQWTVNELKACKAAAKLMYTATQAFGCKAYQDAQKKSCHCVAMIDHQEF; this comes from the exons ATGGAGCAATTCAAGCATTCAGTGTTCCTCAAGTGTGGTGCCGTTACGCTCTCCGTAGTTATTTTGTGTACCTTCGTCATGTGCCAAGCTAGTCTTCAGAACAAAAACGCTGTCTCTGAAATGGGAGACATCGTAATTAATTGGGGAGATCAGATGTTCACGAAAATCAGCGAAAAAATGAACGCATTGACCGATTTCGATACAATTAGACAAATTATTGATGCAACTATCGAGGAGGATTGCTACATTGAAGATTGCCCCTCAG GTGCGGCAAGGCAACCGAATCCTAACTTCATACCGGAAAGCAATGGGTGTGGCTCATTCGGTGTTCAG TGGAAGAAAGAATTGTTGCCAGATGAAGGTCTCGAGCATTGCTGTAATACTCACGACTATTGCTATGACGTATGCGGTGCTGATAAGGATATCTGCGATTTAGAGTTTAAAACCTGCCTATATAGCGTTTGCAGGAGTAGGAAAGACCAGTGGACAGTAAATGAACTGAAGG CTTGCAAAGCTGCTGCCAAGTTAATGTACACGGCCACCCAAGCATTTGGTTGTAAAGCATATCAAGATGCACAAAAGAAATCTTGCCATTGCGTTGCAATGATAGACCATCAGGAGTTCTGA
- the LOC130700116 gene encoding probable RNA-binding protein 46 isoform X1 gives MLRKGQRTYGGPPPNWTGPPPTKGSEVFVGKIPRDLMEDELLPIFETVGPVFEIRLMMDGAAGGNRGFAFVTFTSPTDAARAIQLLNHYEIRPKRFIGVLRSLDNCRLFIGGIPNDKSKEDIREEMSRHTDGVVAVILYSAIADKSKNRGFAFVEYESHRAAAVARRKCMTGRFQLFEKSVAVDWAEPEPTVEEDILSKVRVLYVRNLVVLTPEDVLADLFNAASNNGVEKVKVLKDYAFVHFASRSQAQQAMDSLQDLELNGAKMQITWAKPVTKKNRNCVGQSKLSVSSTTSIGTVSHHSHYPVTAAHVWPHVPFTHPAAMQPHLNGLHAFPPYPLYPNQSVSFNYVMPDRNHNQLPVDLFYSDSSPSDFIHQRTNDVNSQQQQGITPWMNGGYADNVKILTFLCRLHAFGDPLFETSVSADHRYAAKVIIPGLGPPYNVFQVAQTYATEMEAEQAIAGCVINHVNQVLSAYGERSLCSRMENVSLKGNGFPGHYIASV, from the exons ATGTTGCGAAAAGGACAAAGAACGTACGGTGGCCCTCCGCCGAATTGGACAGGGCCACCGCCCACCAAAGGCTCTGAAGTGTTTGTAGGTAAAATCCCCCGTGATCTGATGGAAGATGAGCTTTTGCCGATATTCGAGACGGTCGGCCCCGTGTTTGAGATCCGTCTGATGATGGATGGGGCTGCCGGGGGTAATCGTGGTTTCGCTTTTGTAACCTTCACGTCGCCAACGGATGCAGCCAGAGCCATTCAGCTACTCAATCACTACGAAATTCGACCCAAACGCTTCATTGGGGTCCTTAGGTCGTTGGACAATTGCCGTCTATTTATCGGGGGAATACCCAACGATAAATCCAAAGAGGACATACGAGAAGAAATGTCGCGCCACACAGATGGTGTCGTTGCCGTCATCCTCTACAG tgCCATTGCAGACAAGTCGAAGAACAGAGGCTTTGCATTCGTCGAGTACGAATCGCACCGGGCGGCCGCCGTTGCACGTAGGAAATGCATGACTGGACGATTTCAGCTGTTTGAGAAAAGCGTTGCCGTTGACTGGGCAGAGCCAGAACCCACTGTAGAAGAGGATATTCTATCTAAG GTGCGTGTACTCTATGTTCGCAATCTTGTGGTGCTCACGCCGGAAGACGTGCTGGCAGATTTATTCAATGCTGCCAGTAACAATGGAGTTGAAAAGGTGAAAGTGTTGAAAGATTACGCCTTTGTTCACTTTGCCAGCCGTTCACAAGCGCAGCAAGCCATGGATTCCCTTCAAG ATCTGGAGCTGAATGGCGCCAAGATGCAAATAACGTGGGCGAAACCAGTCacgaaaaagaacagaaattGTGTCGGACAAAGCAAGTTGAGTGTGTCTTCCACGACATCGATCGGGACCGTGAGTCATCATTCACACTACCCAGTGACAGCTGCACACGTGTGGCCGCACGTCCCTTTCACTCATCCTGCCGCCATGCAACCTCATCTAAATGGCCTTCACGCGTTTCCGCCATATCCTCTCTATCCGAACCA GAGTGTCTCTTTTAATTACGTTATGCCGGACCGCAATCATAACCAGTTACCCGTAGATTTGTTTTACTCGGATTCCTCACCGTCAGATTTCATACATCAGCGGACAAACGATGTAAAC tcgcaacaacaacaggggATTACACCGTGGATGAACGGAGGGTACGCTGACAACGTAAAG ATTCTCACATTTCTGTGCCGGTTACATGCTTTCGGTGACCCACTATTTGAAACCTCTGTTAGTGCAGATCATCGTTATGCTGCTAAG GTTATTATTCCTGGCCTCGGGCCACCTTATAACGTGTTTCAAGTTGCTCAG acGTATGCAACAGAAATGGAGGCTGAACAAGCAATCGCTGGATGTGTGATAAATCATGTGAACCAAGTGCTATCCGCTTACG GTGAAAGGTCTCTGTGCTCTCGGATGGAAAACGTTTCCCTAAAAGGTAATGGTTTCCCTGGACACTACATTGCATCGGTGTAG